One genomic segment of Sebastes fasciatus isolate fSebFas1 chromosome 17, fSebFas1.pri, whole genome shotgun sequence includes these proteins:
- the LOC141754650 gene encoding uncharacterized protein LOC141754650, with protein sequence MAYGVHLGILLMCLVQAEHVCCSWAAQAQRLNSNTYVGFSHQDGGFGGSYPQNELRQASVSPRSGQSGSFNTETAVSGGYSRGLSSSGYTQHVSQPDKSVYASVGSVQSSSVSKPTNWRKVTPVNAQKMPKKQLFGLSTSIASGSSVSKYNEKRIQQGEPSTSKYLSSSSASLQSPSRESYSFNSASHQSAAQKAPTPSTSSSLFGAGAPPPPHGRPVQTRTSSSALARRVSSRCSSVASKPSTFSSLQNEWIGNDPGQTEAGKPYTSKLFPVNAGNAQGSYKPTSTSHMTSSRYSQSVPVSDKPSAPAGFQPSRLQTSTGYTSMEQIPSSAGTGTSGQRFAPTRTHNIPQRHGGHAIRRLKKPDQKEGSVRKPQQAYVAPQLLAPQQAYVAPQQAYVAPQRPAHQQAYVAPQQPYVAPQQPYVAPQRPAPQQPYVAPQQAFVAPQQAYVAPQRPATQRLATSYKPQAQRVHQETKWKRIWLRPVQ encoded by the exons ATGGCTTATGGAGTTCATTTGgg GATTTTGCTGATGTGCTTAGTTCAAGCAGAGCATGTATGCTGTTCATGGGCTGCACAAG CTCAGAGACTAAACAGCAACACATATGTTGGCTTCTCGCATCAGGATGGTGGATTTGGTGGCAGCTATCCCCAGAATGAACTCAGACAGGCCTCGGTTTCGCCGCGCTCAGGTCAAAGCGGCAGCTTCAACACAGAGACTGCAGTTAGCGGTGGTTATAGCCGGGGACTTTCCAGTAGTGGCTACACACAACATGTTTCACAGCCGGATAAAAGTGTCTATGCTTCAGTCGGGTCGGTGCAGAGCAGCTCGGTGTCAAAACCTACCAACTGGCGAAAGGTGACTCCGGTGAATGCGCAAAAGATGCCAAAAAAGCAGTTATTTGGTCTTTCTACTTCTATTGCTAGTGGAAGTTCTGTGAGTAAGTACAATGAGAAGAGAATTCAGCAGGGTGAGCCAAGTACTAGCAAATATCTGTCCAGCAGTTCTGCATCTCTTCAGAGTCCTTCTAGGGAGAGCTACTCCTTCAACTCGGCCTCCCATCAGTCGGCAGCACAGAAAGCTCCAACTCCCTCGACGTCTTCCAGCCTGTTTGGTGCAGGTGCTCCTCCTCCGCCACACGGAAGACCTGTACAGACGAGAACATCATCCAGTGCCCTTGCTAGAAGAGTGTCTTCACGTTGTAGCTCTGTAGCTTCTAAACCTTccactttctcctctctccaaaATGAGTGGATTGGAAATGACCCCggccagaccgaggctggaaaACCGTACACAAGCAAACTGTTTCCTGTGAATGCAGGAAATGCCCAAGGGAGCTACAAGCCTACTTCCACGTCCCACATGACCTCGAGCCGCTATAGCCAATCTGTTCCAGTGTCCGACAAACCCAGTGCTCCGGCCGGCTTCCAGCCGAGCCGTCTACAGACGTCCACGGGCTACACCTCCATGGAGCAGATCCCCAGCAGTGCAGGTACGGGCACCTCTGGTCAGCGCTTCGCCCCAACCAGAACCCACAACATCCCTCAACGCCATGGTGGCCACGCTATCAGACGGCTGAAAAAACCTGACCAGAAGGAAGGGAGTGTCAGGAAGCCCCAGCAGGCCTATGTGGCTCCCCAGCTTCTGGCTCCCCAGCAGGCCTACGTGGCTCCCCAGCAGGCCTACGTGGCTCCCCAGCGGCCGGCTCACCAGCAGGCCTACGTGGCTCCCCAGCAGCCCTACGTGGCTCCCCAGCAGCCCTACGTGGCTCCCCAGCGGCCGGCTCCCCAGCAGCCCTACGTGGCTCCCCAGCAGGCCTTTGTGGCTCCCCAGCAGGCCTATGTGGCTCCCCAGCGGCCAGCTACCCAGCGGCTGGCTACATCTTACAAGCCACAGGCCCAGAGAGTTCATCAGGAGACCAAATGGAAGAGGATCTGGCTACGTCCGGTACAGTAG